The window TGAAAGGAATCTTACCTGTTAGGCTGTGATGCATGTTTTAAAAATATCAGCTGATTGGGACCTTGACTCAGTGCCATCTGGTGATCAGGAGTAACAGCAGGTTCATGATCATAAGAAAACACATGAACACCTTCACTGTTATGgcagtaggaggaaaaagatcaaGCTACATAATCTCCTACAAAGTACAAGTGGTAGATTATACCAAGGAGCATGGCAGTAGAGCAGCAACAAGGACTTTTGAGCCACCccctaagaaaaaaattacacgtGTCTGATGATAGGAAAAAGACTACTGAAGAGcacaaaaaaagataagcaTCACCTTCATTGCCCAGCCTCACATTGGCCAGAACTTGATGATGACATTGCAGCAATGTTTTCTGCTTGTGTTATGTGCTGCTAGATTGCTTTTAACAGTATATGCTTAAATACGCTAAAAACCTTTTTTCTGAATTTGAACTGCTGAAATGGGGGTGTGTCTTATATGTCTATGTATTctatatgccatcaaatacattaaattttattttaaaatgtttgaaaaaaatTTGAGTAGAAAAACTTTATAAGAATGTTTAAGAGTATAGGAAAGGTTTATAAGAGCATGTAGAGGCTTATGAAAGCAGCAGCGGAACCATATGGGTTACTTGTGGCGTTGTTTGTAACACAAGCGAATGCTCATATACCAAGGCGAATTGTCAATATTTTGTCAATATTTTGTGCTGAGACGCTCATATTCTGAGgtgccaatgtgtgtgtgtgtgtgtgtgtgtgtgtgtttatataattTATGTACTGTTTAGAATATTTCTAATTCTAAGCATCTTAATGTATATCACAGTCGAAAATATGAACAACGAAGAAGTCAGAGACCAAAAAATATATTGGGGTTTAAGTCTATGAGACAGAATGTCCTCACACCATCatacaaagaaaattataaagtatacgagacttaacgtaggtcagttgaagtatgctttGGATTTTAGGAGTCAAATCACCTCTGCTGTAGTGGAGATTTTTACAGGAGATAAGCCATCCGCGCACTGGCCAGTCAGACTTCAAAGCCACGAACACCCACATGATATCAGCTAACATGTTATTAATCATAAATACAAGTAATCCTTATAAAACATGTGATCAAGGGTGGGAAGTGGTGGGCATGTAAAAATCTCCACTACGGCAGAGGTGATTTGACTCCTAAAATCCaaagcatacttcaactgacctacAGTAAGTCTCATATACTTTATAATTTTACTTCGTCAAAATCACCTTCTGCCACGTGGAGATTCCTACATGAGGCTTTAAAGCCATGTGGGTGTCGTGCCTAAACAACTGCCTCTCAAAAGCATTGTGATATGGGATCAAAAAACCATGATCCTGCATTGGAAATTTCATTATACATAAATCCATTATCACATGAAGTTCACTTCCTATTACAATTGAACCTCTATACTAAATTTCAAATACATCTGTATTTTAAGAGAGTAACAAAACCACTCTGGCAATTCCAACTTCTGCCACACTACCTTTGTCCCAATAAACTTGCAAAAGTAATGTTTAAGCAATTTTTTCAATATCCAAACATAAGAATACAATTGTAACACAAAAGAGTAACCAACCTACTCCAACACTGCTTCTTGAAAAGAGTCTACTTCTTTAACAATTTGTTTGTCATAGTACTTTGCAAAAGTACTTTCTCGTGTCCATCCCGCTTTGGACATAATACAAGCGCTGGGTATTGACATAGCCTTGGCTTTAGATACTGCGGCAGGTCTAACACTACCTGCAGTAAATCTTGATGTATCCACTCCTGACCTATAAAGCATTGTTTTAATCCATCGGGATATGGAATCTTTAGTAACCGGCTTGTGTGGTTTAATGTAACTGATGAGTAACGTATCATTGAACTGGGAAAACTCCTGTCTGAGTCCCTCAGTCCTTTCCAAATAATGTTTCAATGttgcacaaacacataaacgtgAATCCCTAGAATATGCTTGAAATTTAACAGTCCGTATATTAAATGTAGGCCTACACTGCTTAATGTTTCCCCTTAGATAAACTGAAATGAAATCTTTATCTATGTGCATACCTTGTGTACACAACAGGTGCAAAGTTTTTACTCTAGCTGCTTGAGTCAATGCCATTAGCATAACCAATTTCAATGATAAATCCTTAAGTGTCAAAATGTGCAAAGGATACATAGATGTTAACATTGTCAGAACTGGCTGAACATCCCACGTTTCTGTGTATCTAGTTGATGGTGGTCTTAGGTTAAATATGCCCTTCATGAACCTGATGACTAATGGATGATTACCCGCTCTGTATCCATTTACGACAATCCCTAGTGACGAGAGGGCACTTCTTGCAGTGTTGACCAACTCATAACCCACATTCCTGTTGAAAGTTTCAAATAGAAAATTTATGATGTTTTTAGACAGTGGGATCAAATGGACCAATGTCCCATCTATTACAAAACTGTGTCCATCTCTTAAGGTGTGGTCTATATTGTTTCCCTGTCCCCGGTTTCCATGAGGCCAGGATGATGTCCACACCTTTCTCAGAAATACCTCTGCTTCGCAGGTGCTGCCTGATAGAAGGCACGCCATCAGTTGAGTGTGCCTCATAATCGGATGTTCCTCCCCTGAAGAGAGGTTTACTAGCACCTCTCTCTTTTGCGTGATGAGGCGAGGGTGATCTATCAGCATCCTGACTAGTGTGCCCATCCATGGTTGTGATAACCACAGCGGGACCACCATCCACACTCTCGCCTCTTCTACACTTAACTTCTGCAGACACCTAGCGATCAGTGAAAAGCGTGGAAAGATGTATGAAAGCTTAAATCTAGACAAGTTTAAAGTGAATGCATCCAAATATGTTGCACCTGGATCTGGGTTCCAAGAGCAATAGCAAGGTAGTTGTTTATTGAGCCTTGATGCAAACAAGTCAATCACCGGAGTACCAAAAATAACGCATAACTGTTGGAAAATATTAACATTGAGTTTCCATTCATGTCCGTCCTTAACTAACCGAGACGCCGAATCTGCCAACATGTTCGCCTTTCCTGGGATGTGAGAACATGTTATCCAAGCATCATATGTGATGCACCAATCCCAGATATTGGTGGCTATCTCATTACAAATACTAGATTTTATGCCACCCATTGGATTAATATAGTCATTACAGTAGTATTGTCACAAAAGACCTTAATGTGTTTTCCTTTGAGAACTGGAGCAAACACTTGCTCCAATGCATTAATGTGCATCAACCTTTCTTCAGCTGACCAACTACCTGCGACAGACTGATGGAGAACATGGCCGCCCCAACCTGCAATTTTTTCAGCTTCCAAATTCCTGTAATGTAGCTTGCCAAGCTCCAATGCTGGAATGGCAGCAACCAGTAGACCAATAACTCTGGCTACTACCCTGATTCTATCTGTACATTTATTTCTAAGTGTCTCACAGGCTTGCGTGATTTTCTGAATCCTGCGTTGTGGCAATGAAACAGTCATATTATTAGTATCAATGATATTACCCAAGTATTCAATGGTCTGAGTGGGCTCCAGCACGGACTTGTCCATGTTAATGCAAAAACCTAGTTTATGAAGTAATTCATTGGTATCATTGACACAAGCCAGACAGCCTGCCCTAGAGTTATTACAAATTAAAGAATCATCAATAAAACTAGTAATTACATGGCCTTTTTCTCTCAATGCAGCAAAAACTGGCTTCATCAATTTGGTGAAAATTCTTGGCCCCTCGGAAATACCATTAGGTAGGCACGTGAACTGATAGATGAAGTCTTTCCATttaaaacacaaatatttcTGTTGTTCTTCTGCCACTTTCACTGTGTAATAAGCATGTTTGAGATCAACTGAAGCTAGATAGTCACCTGCATTAATAAGCTTAATGGCTTGCTCAAAATTCTCCATCTTAAAATGTTTATATGGAATGTGTTTGTTAAGTTCACTTAGTTTGAGCACCATCCTATAATCTCCATCCTTTTTAGGTctcaagaaaatgggagaaataaTTTGCTCCTGACTCCTCTTTGTCATAACAATAACCCCTAGCTCCAACAGTTTCAAAATCTCCTTATCAACAATAGCTTGTTCTTCTGTAGTAAATTTATAAGCTAATTCACGCAAAAATAAATGTTCAATATCATTGGCATTAATGTCCAGATGGCAGTGTTGTACCATGTCCAGAATAACTGGGTCTTTAGTAATTTCCAACCAGTTATGTACAAAATAGTACAGTCTACTCGTCACAAAAGTGTTGCTAACCTGATTTATCGTCGGGGCCTTTGTTGACCCTGACCCTTGGCGTTTTTTGGATCCAGGTCCTGTTGTGCTGAGTACTGCCTTTGGCTACCCCGGAAACTCCTCTGTGTTCCGTATGGCTGGAACCTTGCTGTGTGGCTCCTGAATGCTGCCTTGCCCCAGCAGCTCTGTGTTCTGTCTGAAGTGGACTTCCATGGGAAGAAAGGCTTCTTGTTGGATAACTTAACCTTCAATTTCTCAATTTCCTCAATCTGTTTAGTTGATTGTGAAATATCATCCCCAAACAGAAAACGGGTTATTGGCACTCTTTCAAAGCACAGATGTGTGTATTTGGGATTAATCTCTCCATTATGCTTCGCCTTGCCAAATTGGTCCTTAAATTGGTATGACCCAGAAGCGCCAGTGCACCATTAATCTTACTAACCTCTTGCGCCAGCTGTGAGTTACCAGTATTCTGCACCGGGTTATCTAACTCCAAGAGTGACTTTGTTATGATGGTACCCACAGAAATAATGTCGGTACTTACCTCCATGAGGCGAGAGTCAGCTTTCTTGGCATCTGTTTTCAAGGCTGCCAAGATTTGCGGGTTGCACTCTACAGGTGCCAGGGCAGGACAGTTGTTGGGATGCCTGGTAACTGTATCTTCTGTAATGGCCTTataatcctcctcctgcagtcctttttcaaaaaaataaattcacCATAGCAGCCACCTTAGGGTCAATATCCTCATCAACACTGTCCGTGGGTCCCAGAACTTTGGCAGCCTGCAATAAAACACTACCCCAATGAGGAACCTCTCTAATTTCACTGTCCTCCTCATCAGTGGAGTCCACAAACCCAGAAAAAGTCGCAGGCGAAGCAGCTGCCTGCAACCCCGAAGTACTTGCCTGGTAATTTATTTACTTGGTGCGTCTTTGGGTCAGGGGACTTATTAGCTGACAGTTTAGCCACTTCACCTTTCAAATGCACCAGTTCTTTCATGACCATTTGCCAGGAAGGAACATTTTCCTCATAAACTGGGGACGTCTGTGCACTTGTGCGCCt of the Portunus trituberculatus isolate SZX2019 chromosome 42, ASM1759143v1, whole genome shotgun sequence genome contains:
- the LOC123517575 gene encoding LOW QUALITY PROTEIN: uncharacterized protein LOC123517575 (The sequence of the model RefSeq protein was modified relative to this genomic sequence to represent the inferred CDS: deleted 1 base in 1 codon), with the translated sequence MDGHTSQDADRSPSPHHAKERGASKPLFRGGTSDYEAHSTDGVPSIRQHLRSRGISEKGVDIILASWKPGTGKQYRPHLKRWTQFCNRWDIGPFDPTVKNIINFLFETFNRNVGYELVNTARSALSSLGIVVNGYRAGNHPLVIRFMKGIFNLRPPSTRYTETWDVQPVLTMLTSMYPLHILTLKDLSLKLVMLMALTQAARVKTLHLLCTQGMHIDKDFISVYLRGNIKQCRPTFNIRTVKFQAYSRDSRLCVCATLKHYLERTEGLRQEFSQFNDTLLISYIKPHKPVTKDSISRWIKTMLYRSGVDTSRFTAGSVRPAAVSKAKAMSIPSACIMSKAGWTRESTFAKYYDKQIVKEVDSFQEAVLE